Below is a genomic region from Halobacterium sp. CBA1132.
TATCTGACATTCCAATATACAGTGGAAGGTATCCGCCGCTCTCCGACTGACGGTACATATAATAAAGAACTCCGTTCATCGAGGTGTTCTTCGAAATCGGGGATATCGAGAACAGTGCGGGATTATCTTGATTATACACCATTGCCGCACCCTTTTGCTCCACCAACGCCCTCAGCGAGTCGATAGAGCCCGGAGAGAAGTCATAAGGAATCTCTTCAGCGACCTCTTCTGGCTCTTTGTCGGAGTCGATAGCATACTGGAGGGAGATGACTTTTCCAGCGTGGTCAACATTTTCCTCGAAGCGTTCGTTCCGAGAAAGAACCGGCCTCCCTGACGTACCGTAATCTGCTCTTTCTACCTTTTGATATTCTTCTCCATCCAATTTCGTAGAACTGGTCTCGAAGAGAGGTATGTGGTCTTTAACATGTGACAGCGCATACTCCATATGTTTATGCCAATATGCAAGCGCAAATTCCGGTCCTCTTTCTTCAAGTTCTTGCTCCCACCGATTTACCGACCACTGGTCTTCTTGAGCCGAAGAATAATTACCAGGACCGGGAATGGAGATCTCGTCCTTGCTGACTGGCATGACAAGCAGACCCTTATCGAGTAAATCAGGAATTATCATTCGTGTCGGAATTATCTTACTTTGATGTAACTATGGCGGTGTGATATCAACATTGGTTACAGCTCTCGGTCCAGTTCTACCCACCTGTGTTGTCTGTCATCGATGGGGGTACGTACGAAACAAGAGGATTAGTGGCCTTAGTCACACTGCGGTAGCTGCCAGCATTCGCGGCGCTCGCGCCGCGGTTCACCGCGAGCCTTCGGCTCGCGGGCCGACGACTGAACGGAGCGTAGCGAAGTGAGGGAGGAGTGCTTTTTCCGCAAGTTTTTGCAAGCGAGCGGCCGGAGGCCGCGAGCGCAGCAAAAAGTGCGTGTTATATCCCGAACGTCGCACGCAGCATATCCCGACTTCCTGGACCTAACCCAACAGCGATGACGGCGACGAGCATGAGCGTGAAGTAGCGTGGGGCTTCGGCGCGGAGTTGGTCGTCGAACAGCCAGAGGACGAACAGCGCGGCGGCGATTTTGACGAGGAGGAACGGCCACGCGTCGCCCGTGTAGTGGATGATGGAGGCGGGGAGGACGTTCTGGGTAATGTCGACGACGGCGGCGTTGACGGGGTGTTTGGCCACGAGGTCGTACGGGAGGCCGAGTTCGGCGGCCCAGTCGAGGCCGATGACGTTCGCGACGCCGTCGACGGCGTGCGCCCAGAGGACGACGGCGCCGGCGAGTTCGGTGCCGGAGGCGACGTCCGGGAGGTAGCGGCGGACGGCGTACCAGACGACGGCCGTGATAATCGTGGCGAACAGGACCGTGAGCAGCGTGAACTGGGGATGGAGGGAGACGTACTCGGTGGTCGCGGAGAGGTAGACGAGGAAGCCGACAGTCGCCGTGAGGAGCGCGGTGCCGGTGGCGGCGAGCGGGCGGTAGTAGTCCTCGAAGACGGTGGTGCGGCGCGCGAGGGACACGCACGCGACGAGCGCGGCGAGCGTGATGGCGAACATCACGAAGTAGATGACGGGGCTGATGATGAGCGTGTTCGCGGGGTAGTCGAGGAACTGCTCGACGCCCGGGGCGGCCGCGGCGGCGTCGTTGGCGTCCTCGACGACGCGGAGCGCGCCGCCGAGCAGGACGAACGGGAACAGCGCGTACAGCAGGTCGAGGTCCTCGCCGACTTCGAGGTGGTCGAGGAGGAACGTGACGCCGACCAGCGAGACGAGCAGCGTGACGGCGTACCCGACCTCGGAGACGAGCGTGTAGCCGGGGTAGGCGACGGGTTCGGCCGCGGCGGTGCACGCGCTGGAGTTGTAGAGGAGTCGGACGGCGCCGCCGTTCCACGCGGCGCACTGCGCGCCGTTGGCGTCGGCGACAACAGGACCCCAGAAGTAGTGCCAGACGAAGCCGCCGTAGACGCTGTCGGGGAACAGAATCGACCCGGCGACGAGGGCGGCGAGCGCGACGCCGACGACCGCGGTCCACGCGCGTTCGCGGTCGGTCTCGGGGAAAGTCATGTTCGGAGACGTGGCCGGTGGCTGTTTTATCGTTGCGGTCTGTCGCCGGCTCTGCGACTACAGCGGGAGTTCGTGGGACTCGTACTCGGTGGCGAGGACGACCATCGTCTGGGAGCGCGCGAACCCGTCGACGTCCGCGATCTCCTCGAACATGAGTTCGCGGAGCGTGCCGGTGTCCTCGGCGACGACACGGAGGACGATGTCCCACTCGCCGGTCGTGAGGTGTATCTCTTGGACGCCGTCGATGTCCGCGAGGCGGTCGAGCGCCTCCTGTTCGCGGCCCTGTTCGACGCGCAGGCCGACGACCGCGGAGGTGCCGAAGCCGGCTTCCTTCGGGTCGATGTCGGCGTGGTAGCCGCGGATGACGCCGGCTTCCTCCATGCGGTTGACGCGGTCGTGGACGGTCGCGCTCGACATCTCGATTTCGCGGGCGATCTCGCTGAACGGCTTGCGGGCGTCCGCTTGGAGCGCGCGCAGAATCTCGCGGTCCGTTTCGTCTAACTCCATACGGGAGTCGTCGGGAGAGACCCCCAATACGCTTACTGCTCGCGCAGGCCGCCGGCGTTACCCCTCGATGTCCTGCGCGGCCTCCAGCACGACGTCGTGGGATTCGCCGTTCGACGCCACGAGTCCGTCACAGCCGGGTTCCCAGCGGTCGCCGTGGACGTCGGT
It encodes:
- a CDS encoding DUF63 family protein, encoding MTFPETDRERAWTAVVGVALAALVAGSILFPDSVYGGFVWHYFWGPVVADANGAQCAAWNGGAVRLLYNSSACTAAAEPVAYPGYTLVSEVGYAVTLLVSLVGVTFLLDHLEVGEDLDLLYALFPFVLLGGALRVVEDANDAAAAAPGVEQFLDYPANTLIISPVIYFVMFAITLAALVACVSLARRTTVFEDYYRPLAATGTALLTATVGFLVYLSATTEYVSLHPQFTLLTVLFATIITAVVWYAVRRYLPDVASGTELAGAVVLWAHAVDGVANVIGLDWAAELGLPYDLVAKHPVNAAVVDITQNVLPASIIHYTGDAWPFLLVKIAAALFVLWLFDDQLRAEAPRYFTLMLVAVIAVGLGPGSRDMLRATFGI
- a CDS encoding Lrp/AsnC family transcriptional regulator; amino-acid sequence: MELDETDREILRALQADARKPFSEIAREIEMSSATVHDRVNRMEEAGVIRGYHADIDPKEAGFGTSAVVGLRVEQGREQEALDRLADIDGVQEIHLTTGEWDIVLRVVAEDTGTLRELMFEEIADVDGFARSQTMVVLATEYESHELPL